A genomic stretch from Haloferax sp. Atlit-12N includes:
- a CDS encoding ATP-binding protein has product MHIIGRKSGDGGPVCQFGNYRARDGSDGAAVGLDVNRPHAAVVVGKRGSGKSHTLGVVAEGLARAAGVAPVVIDPMGVFDGLEASPVDGTVHDAPSVRADALPPSAWPDLLGLDPTAPAGSLVWRLAAEEDSLLAIRGAVDDADAAPETRRAAANHLALADSWDVFHPDGLDPQSLCGPTPDVLDLSGLDETPASAVVRVVARGLYDARVAGSVSRIPWLLLDEAHAFVGGLADSALRTLLTRGRAPGVGVVLATQRPSALPEVAISQADLRVVHRLTAGPDVSAMAAADPTYFDESLRARLPRERGCALVVDDTTETVHDVRVRPRETPDGGATPRAVPERGRSETME; this is encoded by the coding sequence ATGCACATCATCGGTCGCAAGTCGGGCGACGGCGGCCCAGTCTGCCAGTTCGGGAACTACCGCGCCCGCGACGGAAGCGACGGGGCAGCCGTCGGCCTCGACGTGAATCGCCCCCACGCGGCCGTCGTCGTCGGCAAGCGCGGAAGCGGGAAATCCCACACGCTCGGTGTCGTCGCCGAGGGGCTGGCACGCGCCGCGGGCGTCGCACCGGTCGTCATCGACCCGATGGGCGTCTTCGATGGCCTCGAGGCGTCGCCGGTAGACGGAACGGTCCACGACGCGCCGAGCGTCCGCGCCGACGCGCTCCCGCCGAGTGCGTGGCCGGACCTGCTCGGACTCGACCCGACCGCCCCCGCGGGGTCGCTCGTCTGGCGACTCGCGGCCGAGGAAGACTCGCTGTTGGCGATACGCGGAGCGGTCGACGACGCTGACGCCGCGCCCGAGACGCGCAGAGCCGCGGCGAACCACCTCGCGCTCGCCGACTCGTGGGACGTGTTCCACCCCGACGGACTGGACCCGCAGTCGCTCTGCGGTCCCACGCCCGACGTGCTCGACCTCTCCGGACTGGACGAGACTCCCGCGAGCGCCGTCGTCCGTGTCGTCGCCCGTGGCCTCTACGACGCTCGCGTCGCGGGGTCGGTCTCTCGAATTCCGTGGCTCCTTCTCGACGAGGCCCACGCGTTCGTCGGCGGACTCGCGGACTCCGCGCTTCGAACCCTTCTCACGCGCGGGCGAGCCCCCGGCGTCGGCGTCGTTCTCGCGACTCAGCGGCCCTCTGCGCTCCCCGAGGTCGCCATCTCACAGGCCGACCTCCGGGTCGTCCACCGACTCACCGCTGGCCCCGACGTGTCGGCGATGGCCGCCGCCGACCCGACGTATTTCGACGAGTCGCTCCGCGCTCGGCTCCCGCGGGAACGCGGGTGTGCGCTCGTCGTCGACGACACCACGGAAACGGTCCA
- a CDS encoding carboxypeptidase regulatory-like domain-containing protein, whose protein sequence is MLDMFRSDTRAIEGLPVRLVVALVVGVASMSVMLNMLSGVQGLATSELDVKPTPDVVGPGAQDLDFTVVDHEGNPVEGATVIVKSGTAEIDGVATAKTGGGGAATVHVDAELGANREDGTLVVDVKPPAGSSFVDRRENTNVLVVQD, encoded by the coding sequence ATGCTCGATATGTTCCGGTCAGACACGCGCGCTATCGAAGGTCTCCCCGTCCGTCTCGTCGTCGCTCTCGTGGTCGGCGTCGCCAGCATGAGCGTCATGCTCAACATGCTCTCGGGAGTGCAGGGACTCGCCACCTCGGAACTCGACGTGAAGCCGACGCCCGACGTGGTCGGTCCGGGCGCACAGGACCTCGACTTCACCGTCGTCGACCACGAGGGAAATCCCGTCGAGGGCGCGACGGTCATCGTGAAATCCGGTACCGCGGAAATCGACGGCGTTGCGACGGCAAAGACCGGCGGCGGCGGGGCAGCGACTGTTCACGTCGACGCCGAACTTGGGGCGAACCGCGAGGACGGGACGCTCGTCGTGGACGTGAAACCGCCCGCAGGAAGTTCGTTCGTTGACCGCCGCGAGAACACGAACGTGCTCGTCGTCCAAGACTGA
- a CDS encoding tRNA(Ile)(2)-agmatinylcytidine synthase: protein MTVIGLDDTDSRTLGMCTTYLATLVAEAVEARGGTVERRLLVRLNPAVEHKTRGNAALAIHTDLPAGAAFDLAREELDRWAVLDDDRTSPGIVVAPGSADTVSTAVADFARHAVRDFHDLDAAVDLAERSGFLTEGWHGGRGRIGALAAIGAWAAFDEWTYEHISYREFHRCGTPREVDFDSVFDAADAAYPDAWDTVDREEGEAVCVPNAPGPILHGIRGDDADTVREVAAAIDSEPVDRSATFLTNQGTDAHLRDGVVSDLRDGRAYRVAGTVASDPETRPGGHVFFDLEADGSTVPVAAFEPTKRFRNRVRALRVGDALTACGEVGDGTLKLEKFAVRDLVRTEPATPVCPDCGRTMKSAGRNQGYRCRDCGTDAPGKVERAVDRDLELGWYEVPPCARRHIAKPLVRGGFDAATHPER from the coding sequence ATGACCGTCATCGGCCTCGACGACACCGACTCCCGAACCCTCGGGATGTGTACGACCTATCTGGCGACGCTCGTCGCCGAGGCCGTCGAGGCGCGCGGCGGAACCGTCGAGCGGCGACTCCTCGTTCGCCTGAATCCGGCGGTCGAACACAAGACCCGCGGGAACGCGGCGCTGGCGATTCACACCGACCTCCCCGCGGGCGCGGCGTTCGACCTCGCCCGCGAGGAACTCGACCGCTGGGCCGTCCTCGACGACGACCGAACCAGTCCGGGCATCGTCGTCGCGCCGGGGTCCGCCGACACGGTTTCGACCGCCGTCGCCGACTTCGCCCGCCACGCCGTCCGCGACTTCCACGACCTCGACGCCGCGGTCGACCTCGCCGAGCGCTCCGGGTTCCTGACCGAGGGCTGGCACGGCGGCCGGGGCCGCATCGGCGCGCTCGCGGCCATCGGTGCGTGGGCCGCCTTCGACGAGTGGACCTACGAACACATCTCCTACCGGGAGTTCCACCGCTGTGGGACGCCCCGAGAGGTCGACTTCGACTCCGTCTTCGACGCCGCAGACGCGGCGTACCCCGACGCGTGGGACACCGTGGACCGCGAGGAGGGCGAGGCCGTCTGCGTGCCGAACGCGCCGGGGCCGATTCTCCACGGCATCCGCGGCGACGACGCCGACACGGTCCGCGAGGTCGCCGCCGCCATCGACTCGGAACCCGTCGACCGCTCGGCGACGTTTCTCACGAACCAGGGGACCGACGCGCACCTTCGAGACGGCGTCGTCTCGGACCTCCGCGACGGCCGCGCCTACCGCGTCGCCGGCACCGTCGCCTCCGACCCGGAGACGCGCCCCGGCGGCCACGTCTTCTTCGACCTCGAAGCCGACGGCTCGACGGTCCCCGTCGCCGCCTTCGAACCGACGAAGCGCTTCCGAAACCGGGTGCGGGCGCTCCGCGTCGGCGACGCGCTCACCGCCTGCGGCGAGGTCGGTGACGGGACGCTCAAACTGGAGAAGTTCGCGGTCCGCGACCTCGTGCGGACGGAACCCGCGACGCCCGTCTGTCCCGACTGCGGGCGGACGATGAAAAGCGCCGGGCGGAATCAGGGCTACCGGTGTCGCGACTGCGGGACCGACGCGCCCGGCAAAGTCGAGCGGGCGGTCGACCGCGACCTCGAACTTGGCTGGTACGAGGTGCCGCCCTGCGCCCGCCGACACATCGCCAAACCGCTCGTTCGCGGCGGGTTCGACGCGGCGACGCACCCCGAACGCTGA
- a CDS encoding transcriptional regulator, producing MSRSALVGNVAAMLQDAGFVVSDRIAIRPKSFDLAARRGEDLLLLKILGNIDAFDGITGSEMRRLGSYLDATPLVVGLRTRDEDLKPGVVYFRHGVPVLNPDTAMDLFVEEVPPLIYAAPGGLYVSLDGDVLAEERQERGWSLGQLATELGVSRRTVSKYENGMNASIEVAIHLEELFDRPFSNPVDVLTGAEDVRDAQPTPDDPDVDPDDEHVLSVLTRAGFTVHPTARAPFKAVSEDAGRKKETNVLTGHSPFTRSAEKRAQIMSSLGEITRTRSVYFVEEQQKRESVDGTGIVSCEELAAIDDPDEIRDLIRERTRDPAES from the coding sequence ATGTCCCGGTCAGCGCTGGTTGGTAATGTCGCCGCGATGCTCCAAGACGCGGGCTTCGTCGTGAGCGACCGCATCGCCATCCGGCCGAAGAGCTTCGACCTCGCCGCTCGGAGGGGCGAGGACCTGTTGCTCCTCAAGATACTGGGGAACATCGACGCGTTCGACGGCATCACCGGCTCCGAGATGCGACGTCTCGGTTCGTACCTCGACGCCACGCCGTTGGTCGTCGGGCTTCGGACCCGAGACGAGGACCTCAAACCCGGCGTCGTCTACTTCCGCCACGGCGTGCCGGTGTTGAACCCCGACACCGCCATGGACCTGTTCGTCGAGGAGGTTCCCCCACTCATCTACGCCGCTCCCGGCGGGCTGTACGTGAGCCTCGACGGCGACGTGCTCGCCGAAGAGCGGCAAGAACGCGGGTGGAGCCTCGGACAGCTCGCGACCGAACTCGGCGTCTCGCGGCGCACCGTCTCGAAGTACGAAAACGGCATGAACGCGAGCATCGAGGTGGCGATTCACCTCGAAGAGCTGTTCGACCGGCCGTTCTCGAACCCGGTCGACGTGCTCACGGGCGCGGAGGACGTGCGCGACGCCCAGCCGACGCCCGACGACCCCGACGTGGACCCCGACGACGAACACGTCCTGTCGGTGCTGACGCGCGCCGGCTTCACGGTCCACCCGACCGCCCGCGCACCGTTCAAGGCCGTCAGCGAGGACGCCGGACGCAAGAAGGAGACGAACGTCCTCACCGGCCACTCGCCGTTCACTCGGAGTGCCGAAAAGCGCGCCCAAATCATGTCTTCGCTCGGCGAAATCACGCGGACGCGCTCCGTCTACTTCGTCGAGGAACAGCAGAAGCGCGAGTCGGTCGACGGCACCGGCATCGTCAGCTGTGAGGAACTCGCCGCCATCGACGACCCCGACGAGATTCGCGACCTGATTCGCGAGCGGACCCGCGACCCCGCAGAGAGCTAA
- a CDS encoding MmcQ/YjbR family DNA-binding protein, whose product MSKSRGANESAGTSRGSRAAVETLAAAVWREAASWPAVERTALFGCPSFRANGTLFAVVSEQGLSLTSLPAEARTAVAERHRVLPFEANGRVVGSWVTVDIEPNRIAELSDALRASYEAALGRKREQ is encoded by the coding sequence ATGTCGAAATCGAGGGGAGCAAACGAGAGCGCAGGGACGAGCAGGGGGTCGCGGGCGGCCGTCGAAACGCTCGCGGCCGCGGTGTGGCGCGAGGCCGCGTCGTGGCCGGCGGTCGAGCGGACGGCGCTTTTCGGCTGTCCGTCGTTCCGGGCGAACGGGACGCTCTTCGCCGTCGTCTCCGAGCAGGGACTCTCGCTCACGTCGCTGCCGGCCGAGGCGAGAACCGCGGTTGCGGAACGACACCGCGTCCTGCCGTTCGAGGCGAACGGTCGCGTCGTCGGGTCGTGGGTGACCGTCGATATCGAACCGAACCGAATCGCCGAACTCTCGGACGCGCTCCGCGCGAGCTACGAGGCGGCACTCGGTCGAAAACGAGAACAGTAG
- a CDS encoding glutathione S-transferase N-terminal domain-containing protein, translating into MSDLILYELQGCPYCAKVKNKLAELDLEYESQMVPSAHAERTEVEEVSGQTGVPVLVDEEHGVEGMPESDDIVDYLEETYGSAA; encoded by the coding sequence ATGTCTGACCTCATCCTCTACGAACTGCAGGGCTGTCCGTACTGCGCGAAGGTGAAGAACAAGCTCGCCGAACTCGACCTCGAATACGAGTCGCAGATGGTCCCCAGCGCCCACGCCGAGCGCACGGAAGTCGAGGAGGTAAGCGGCCAGACCGGCGTCCCCGTCCTCGTCGACGAGGAACACGGTGTCGAGGGGATGCCCGAGAGCGACGATATCGTCGACTATCTCGAAGAGACCTACGGTTCGGCGGCGTAA
- a CDS encoding aryl-sulfate sulfotransferase, whose protein sequence is MSISTERLALRGVVFLLIIGLLAPSAVSALTYDPSQQTSLEPGTVTSPANGTTLVSVQGYTFDGNTNPKKPARVVSVDERGSLQWTYNDSVNGSAWFFDVDPLPNGNLLVSSPRGTDTVVFELDPDTRERVWEQRFDMEDTHDVDAFGEDELLIANMREWNDSAGVSEDRIVVYNRTTDEITWEWYFKNHFPADTDGGYNADWSHVNDVDYIGDGRLLLSPRNFDQAIVVDMESKEIVERLGTDDNHDVLNEQHNPDWLVSENGTPTMLVADSGNNRIVEYAKEDGEWVRTWSVGSDTLNWPRDADRLPNGNTLVVDTLNHRVIEITPTGEVVWEYYATWGPYDAERVAHGDESSGPTIRDLNANGSYPITGSANLTAGGDGSVDFVTRVQSTFTGTPLEEPMSGLSTRLSHVLPWLRPVWMTPWDLFWAVCAVGVGLTATGGELYLMRRRLLAAFRELLGR, encoded by the coding sequence ATGAGTATATCCACCGAGCGGCTCGCCCTCAGGGGAGTCGTGTTTCTCCTCATTATCGGCCTTCTCGCTCCCTCGGCGGTCTCCGCGTTGACGTACGACCCCTCCCAACAGACGAGTCTCGAACCGGGGACCGTCACCAGCCCCGCAAACGGTACGACGCTTGTGAGCGTCCAGGGATACACCTTCGACGGGAACACGAACCCCAAGAAGCCCGCGCGGGTCGTCTCGGTCGACGAGCGCGGGAGCCTCCAGTGGACGTACAACGACTCCGTCAACGGGAGCGCGTGGTTCTTCGACGTCGACCCGCTTCCGAACGGGAACCTGCTCGTCTCGTCGCCGCGCGGGACCGACACCGTCGTGTTCGAACTCGACCCGGACACCCGCGAACGCGTCTGGGAACAGCGGTTCGACATGGAGGACACCCACGACGTGGACGCCTTCGGCGAGGACGAACTCCTCATCGCCAACATGCGTGAGTGGAACGACTCCGCCGGCGTCAGCGAGGACCGAATCGTCGTGTACAACCGAACGACCGACGAAATCACCTGGGAGTGGTACTTCAAGAACCACTTCCCGGCCGACACCGACGGCGGCTACAACGCCGACTGGAGCCACGTCAACGACGTGGACTACATCGGCGACGGTCGGCTCTTGCTGTCGCCGCGGAACTTCGACCAAGCAATCGTCGTCGACATGGAGTCGAAAGAAATCGTCGAACGGCTCGGTACCGACGACAACCACGACGTGCTCAACGAACAGCACAACCCGGACTGGCTGGTCAGCGAGAACGGCACGCCGACCATGCTCGTCGCCGACAGCGGGAACAACCGCATCGTCGAGTACGCGAAGGAAGACGGCGAGTGGGTCCGAACGTGGTCCGTCGGGTCGGACACGCTCAATTGGCCGCGCGACGCCGACCGCCTCCCCAACGGGAACACGCTCGTCGTCGACACGCTCAACCACCGCGTGATAGAAATCACGCCGACCGGTGAGGTCGTCTGGGAATACTACGCGACGTGGGGCCCGTACGACGCAGAGCGCGTCGCCCACGGCGACGAGTCCTCCGGGCCGACGATTCGCGACCTGAACGCCAACGGCTCGTACCCAATTACCGGGAGCGCGAACCTCACCGCGGGCGGCGACGGAAGCGTGGACTTCGTCACGCGAGTCCAATCGACCTTCACCGGGACGCCGCTCGAAGAGCCGATGAGCGGGCTCTCGACGCGACTGTCGCACGTCCTGCCGTGGCTCCGCCCGGTGTGGATGACGCCGTGGGACCTGTTTTGGGCGGTGTGCGCCGTCGGCGTCGGTCTCACCGCGACGGGCGGAGAGTTGTATCTGATGCGCCGGCGGCTCCTCGCCGCGTTCCGCGAACTGCTCGGGAGGTAA
- a CDS encoding NCS2 family permease, which produces MGLSETLANYFDVHKHGSTVRTEILAGLTTFLTMSYIVVVNPSILVDNPNIPGVDGIAIQGYAWTEVQAMLAVVTILAAAIATTVMAFYANRPFAQAPGLGLNAFFAFTVVGALGVPWQTALAAVFVEGIIFIALTAAGAREAIIKVFPEPVKMAVGTGIGLFLAIIGLQAMGIVVDDTATLITMGDLASNPVAIISIVGLFFTFALYAANVPGSIIIGIVGTSLLGWGLTVSGVVSSEAGLVAGSSAATYDITPLAGAFISGFGNVEAFSFALIVITFFFVDFFDTAGTLVGVGQAGGFLDENGDLPDIDKPLMADAVGTTAGAMLGTSTVTTYIESATGVEEGGRTGLTALVVALLFLGSLAIVPLATAIPQYASHIALVVIGVVMLRNVVDIKWDDLTFTIPAGMTILVMPFTYSIAYGIAAGIVSYPLVKVAAGEYDDVSAGQWALAAAFVLYFVVRTSGMLQAQV; this is translated from the coding sequence ATGGGGCTCTCTGAAACCCTCGCAAACTACTTCGACGTGCATAAACACGGGTCCACGGTCAGGACCGAGATTCTCGCGGGCTTGACGACGTTCCTCACGATGTCGTACATCGTGGTCGTCAACCCGTCGATTCTCGTAGACAACCCGAACATTCCGGGCGTCGACGGAATCGCCATCCAGGGATACGCGTGGACCGAGGTGCAGGCAATGCTCGCCGTCGTCACCATCCTCGCGGCCGCCATCGCGACCACGGTTATGGCGTTCTACGCCAATCGGCCCTTCGCGCAAGCGCCGGGCCTCGGCCTGAACGCCTTCTTCGCGTTCACCGTCGTCGGCGCGCTGGGCGTCCCGTGGCAGACGGCGCTCGCAGCCGTCTTCGTCGAGGGCATCATCTTCATCGCGCTCACCGCGGCCGGCGCGCGGGAAGCCATCATCAAGGTGTTCCCCGAACCGGTCAAGATGGCCGTCGGAACCGGTATCGGACTGTTCTTAGCGATTATCGGGTTACAAGCGATGGGCATCGTCGTCGACGACACCGCGACGCTCATCACGATGGGTGACCTCGCGTCGAACCCCGTCGCCATCATCTCCATCGTCGGCCTGTTCTTCACGTTCGCGCTCTACGCGGCGAACGTCCCCGGTTCCATCATCATCGGCATCGTCGGCACGTCGCTTCTCGGGTGGGGCCTCACCGTCTCGGGCGTCGTCTCGTCCGAGGCCGGTCTCGTCGCCGGTTCCTCGGCGGCCACCTACGACATCACGCCGCTGGCCGGCGCGTTCATCTCCGGCTTCGGCAACGTCGAGGCGTTCAGCTTCGCCCTCATCGTCATCACGTTCTTCTTCGTCGACTTCTTCGACACCGCCGGCACGCTCGTCGGCGTCGGTCAGGCCGGGGGCTTCCTCGACGAGAACGGCGACCTCCCCGACATCGACAAGCCGCTCATGGCCGACGCGGTCGGCACCACCGCGGGCGCGATGCTCGGCACCTCGACGGTCACGACGTACATCGAGTCCGCCACCGGCGTCGAAGAGGGCGGTCGCACGGGCCTCACCGCGCTCGTCGTCGCCCTCTTGTTCCTCGGCTCGCTCGCCATCGTCCCGCTCGCGACGGCCATCCCGCAGTACGCCTCCCACATCGCGCTCGTCGTCATCGGCGTCGTGATGCTCCGCAACGTCGTCGACATCAAGTGGGACGACCTGACCTTTACCATCCCCGCCGGTATGACCATCCTCGTCATGCCCTTCACGTACTCCATCGCCTACGGCATCGCGGCGGGCATCGTCTCGTACCCGCTCGTGAAGGTCGCCGCCGGCGAGTACGACGACGTCAGCGCCGGTCAGTGGGCGCTCGCCGCCGCGTTCGTCCTCTACTTCGTCGTCCGTACCTCGGGCATGCTGCAGGCGCAGGTCTAA
- a CDS encoding phosphoribosyltransferase family protein yields the protein MNRAEKAALQLQAVSVLRMLKETRTYDELAELTDLPAGDLNRYVNGHVLPGVERAREVVEGVGRDALADELEARVRFDDEGYVDNSGVVFDQSFLDLVAPVAANTLDLERPDVILTAATDGITLGAAMASYFGARLAYAKKSKETAVEDFIESRQRLASGIELTYYLPASAIDDGERVLVVDDLIRSGETQELLLDIALQADANIAGVFALIAVGDEGTNRARELTDAPVGALSSFD from the coding sequence ATGAACAGAGCAGAGAAGGCCGCACTCCAGTTGCAGGCTGTCTCCGTGCTCCGGATGCTCAAAGAGACCCGGACGTACGACGAGTTGGCCGAACTCACGGACCTGCCGGCCGGCGACCTCAACCGCTACGTCAACGGGCACGTCCTGCCCGGGGTCGAACGCGCCCGCGAGGTCGTCGAGGGCGTCGGCCGCGACGCGCTCGCCGACGAACTCGAAGCCCGCGTCCGATTCGACGACGAGGGCTACGTCGACAACTCCGGCGTCGTCTTCGACCAGTCGTTCCTCGACCTCGTCGCGCCCGTCGCGGCGAACACGCTGGACCTCGAACGCCCCGACGTGATTCTGACCGCGGCGACCGACGGCATCACCCTCGGCGCGGCGATGGCGAGCTACTTCGGCGCGCGCCTCGCGTACGCGAAGAAGTCGAAAGAGACCGCCGTCGAGGACTTCATCGAGTCGCGCCAGCGCCTCGCGTCCGGCATCGAACTCACCTACTACCTCCCCGCCAGCGCCATCGACGACGGCGAGCGCGTCCTCGTCGTCGACGACCTCATCCGCTCGGGCGAGACGCAGGAACTCCTCTTGGACATCGCGCTGCAGGCCGACGCCAACATCGCCGGCGTCTTCGCGCTCATCGCCGTCGGCGACGAGGGGACGAACCGCGCCCGCGAACTCACCGACGCGCCGGTCGGCGCGCTGAGCAGTTTCGACTGA
- the pyrE gene encoding orotate phosphoribosyltransferase, which translates to MANAALIEALRAADAVQFGEFELSHGGTSSYYVDKYLFETDPRCLKLIAEAFAERVADDDKLAGVALGAVPLVAATAVETNKPYVIARKKAKEYGTAKRIEGALDEGEEVVVLEDIATTGQSAVDAVEALREAGAVVDRVIVVVDRQEGAAELLAEHDIELESLLTAEDLLADADR; encoded by the coding sequence ATGGCGAACGCAGCACTCATCGAGGCGCTTCGAGCCGCCGACGCGGTCCAGTTCGGCGAGTTCGAACTCTCCCACGGCGGCACGTCGAGCTACTACGTGGACAAGTACCTCTTCGAGACCGACCCCCGGTGTCTGAAGCTCATCGCCGAGGCGTTCGCGGAGCGCGTCGCGGACGACGACAAGCTCGCGGGCGTCGCGCTCGGTGCGGTCCCGCTCGTGGCCGCGACCGCGGTCGAGACGAACAAGCCGTACGTCATCGCCCGGAAGAAGGCGAAGGAGTACGGGACGGCCAAGCGCATCGAGGGCGCGCTCGACGAGGGCGAGGAAGTCGTCGTCCTCGAAGACATCGCGACGACCGGCCAGAGCGCCGTCGACGCCGTGGAGGCGCTCCGCGAGGCCGGCGCGGTCGTCGACCGCGTCATCGTCGTCGTGGACCGACAGGAGGGTGCAGCGGAGCTGTTAGCCGAACACGACATCGAACTGGAGTCGCTTCTCACCGCCGAGGACCTGCTGGCTGACGCCGACCGCTAA
- a CDS encoding CDP-2,3-bis-(O-geranylgeranyl)-sn-glycerol synthase: MVVSLVATAFWAMLPAYVPNNAAVLAGGGRPIDGGRTWGGRRVLGDGKTWRGTAAGTLVGTLLAVALNAVGPAVSGAVGVSLPTFPLAAGFGLALGAMLGDIGASFLKRRSGRERGAAFPGLDQLDFVVGALVLAFVAAPGWFSATFTLPVLAVVLVMTPVLHVVTNVGAYLLGLKNEPW; the protein is encoded by the coding sequence ATGGTCGTCTCTCTCGTCGCCACCGCCTTCTGGGCGATGTTGCCCGCGTACGTGCCGAACAACGCCGCCGTCCTCGCGGGCGGCGGTCGTCCCATCGACGGCGGGCGCACGTGGGGCGGCCGGCGCGTCCTCGGGGACGGAAAGACGTGGCGCGGCACCGCCGCCGGGACGCTGGTCGGGACGCTCCTCGCCGTCGCCCTCAACGCCGTTGGGCCCGCGGTCTCGGGCGCGGTCGGCGTCTCGCTTCCGACGTTCCCGCTCGCCGCCGGGTTCGGCCTCGCGCTCGGCGCGATGCTCGGCGACATCGGCGCGTCGTTCCTCAAGCGTCGCTCGGGCCGCGAGCGAGGTGCCGCCTTCCCCGGTCTCGACCAACTCGATTTCGTCGTCGGCGCGCTCGTCCTCGCGTTCGTCGCCGCGCCCGGTTGGTTCTCGGCGACGTTCACCCTGCCCGTGCTCGCGGTCGTGCTCGTGATGACGCCCGTGCTCCACGTCGTCACCAACGTCGGCGCGTACCTCCTCGGGCTGAAAAACGAGCCGTGGTAA
- a CDS encoding proline dehydrogenase family protein, translated as MIPPIASRFVAGESAAGALDHARRMNDDGVAVILNLLGEHYDERAPADEDAAAYVGLVEDIAPTGIDACVSVKPSQIGLDAGDHVFEENYRRIAEAADEHGVFLWCDMEDHETTDVTLDAFEELAREFDGGMGLCVQANLKRTPEDLERLADVPGKIRLVKGAYDEPAAVAHKQKSAVNEAYKELLAYLFREYDGGIAVGSHDPEMIAYARDLGAEYNRDYEVQMLMGVREDAQRDLAADGVEVWQYAPYGDKWFSYFYRRVRERKENALFALRAVVGV; from the coding sequence ATGATTCCGCCCATCGCGAGCAGGTTCGTCGCGGGAGAGTCCGCGGCGGGAGCGCTCGACCACGCCCGACGGATGAACGACGACGGCGTGGCGGTCATCCTCAACCTCCTCGGGGAGCACTACGACGAGCGCGCCCCCGCGGACGAGGACGCGGCGGCCTACGTCGGCCTCGTCGAGGACATCGCCCCGACCGGCATCGACGCCTGCGTGTCGGTCAAACCCTCACAAATCGGCCTCGATGCGGGCGACCACGTGTTCGAGGAGAACTACCGGCGCATCGCCGAGGCGGCCGACGAGCACGGCGTCTTCCTGTGGTGCGACATGGAAGACCACGAGACGACCGACGTGACCCTCGACGCCTTCGAGGAACTCGCCCGCGAGTTTGACGGCGGGATGGGACTGTGCGTGCAGGCGAACCTCAAGCGCACGCCAGAGGACCTCGAACGCCTCGCCGACGTGCCGGGGAAGATTCGCCTCGTCAAGGGCGCGTACGACGAGCCCGCCGCGGTCGCCCACAAGCAGAAATCGGCGGTCAACGAGGCGTACAAGGAACTCCTCGCGTACCTGTTTCGGGAGTACGACGGCGGTATCGCCGTCGGGAGCCACGACCCCGAGATGATAGCCTACGCGCGCGACCTCGGCGCGGAGTACAACCGCGACTACGAGGTACAGATGCTCATGGGCGTGCGCGAGGACGCCCAGCGCGACCTCGCCGCCGACGGCGTCGAGGTGTGGCAGTATGCGCCCTACGGCGACAAGTGGTTCTCGTACTTCTATCGCCGGGTCCGCGAGCGCAAGGAAAACGCGCTGTTCGCGCTCCGGGCCGTCGTCGGCGTCTGA
- a CDS encoding DUF502 domain-containing protein: MSSWRRDFASGLVVLVPLIVILYVLSILYGAIVRIPGVDRLLEFPDPYAYLSEVFGFFVAIIIFLLLVLSVGYLMRTTAGRLLESGLDASMNKVPLVRVIYNASKLAVETALTGTEDLQKPVRLETWPGIRMTAFKTGKTTKDGKEIVFMPTAPNITTGFVMEVDPEDIEETGEKVEEALTRVLSAGFAEQDHVDEFDIEVTEESGDGRVVADE, encoded by the coding sequence ATGTCCTCGTGGAGACGCGACTTCGCCAGCGGCCTCGTAGTTCTCGTTCCGCTCATCGTTATTCTGTACGTCCTCTCCATTCTGTACGGCGCAATCGTCCGCATTCCGGGAGTTGACCGCCTGTTGGAGTTTCCGGATCCGTACGCCTACCTCTCGGAGGTGTTCGGGTTCTTCGTCGCGATCATCATCTTCCTGTTGTTGGTGCTTTCGGTCGGCTACCTGATGCGGACGACGGCTGGCCGCCTGCTCGAATCCGGCCTCGACGCCTCGATGAACAAGGTCCCGCTCGTTCGCGTCATCTACAACGCTTCTAAGCTCGCGGTCGAAACCGCGCTCACCGGCACCGAAGACCTCCAGAAGCCGGTCCGTCTCGAAACGTGGCCGGGTATCCGAATGACCGCGTTCAAGACGGGCAAGACGACCAAAGACGGCAAGGAGATCGTCTTCATGCCGACCGCGCCGAACATCACCACCGGGTTCGTGATGGAAGTCGACCCCGAAGACATCGAGGAGACCGGCGAGAAGGTCGAAGAGGCCCTCACGCGCGTTCTCTCGGCCGGGTTCGCCGAGCAGGACCACGTCGACGAGTTCGACATCGAAGTGACCGAAGAGTCCGGCGACGGGCGAGTCGTCGCCGACGAGTAA